In one Brevibacillus composti genomic region, the following are encoded:
- a CDS encoding glycerophosphoryl diester phosphodiesterase membrane domain-containing protein: MEWKRLEPMGVGSLLDRSFSVYRQHFKVFFLLVLILFAPLLLLQEVLLSDVSNMPLFVPENESNSLEEFFQNRFLGEEAALTDSTGKILIYLLLFTPISLLMVYPQMQGAAVLITQGAVYGEPVTLKGAIKQSYSRFWPIVGSTAVYGLIAIGVVLLIGLVVFLLAMLGVGVGSVFLEDLDTVNPILAIVLFILAGILFIALFFLVPGFFLLRWAFYLPVVLIERDGIGIGRSWRLTKGNFWRLLALYFVLTVIYTMLSAGIQALLVAVFGFSIFGQLLLILFTCLLTPWMMIVYALAYLDLKVRHDGTDVEALLQEQGASEPVPVGGEADERP, encoded by the coding sequence ATGGAGTGGAAGCGGCTTGAACCCATGGGAGTGGGGAGCCTGTTGGACCGGAGCTTTTCGGTCTATCGCCAACATTTCAAAGTTTTTTTTCTGTTGGTGCTGATCCTGTTTGCTCCCCTTTTATTGCTGCAGGAAGTGCTGCTGAGCGATGTGAGCAACATGCCGCTGTTTGTACCGGAAAATGAGTCGAACAGTCTGGAGGAATTTTTTCAAAATCGATTTTTAGGAGAAGAAGCTGCCCTCACGGATAGCACCGGGAAAATATTGATTTACCTCCTGCTGTTTACACCCATCAGTCTGCTGATGGTCTACCCGCAGATGCAGGGAGCCGCCGTCCTGATTACCCAAGGGGCTGTCTACGGCGAGCCGGTCACGTTGAAAGGAGCGATCAAGCAATCCTATTCCCGCTTTTGGCCGATCGTGGGCAGCACGGCGGTCTATGGGCTTATCGCAATCGGCGTCGTGCTGCTGATCGGTCTGGTCGTTTTTCTCCTGGCCATGCTTGGCGTAGGCGTAGGGAGCGTTTTCCTGGAGGATCTGGATACCGTCAATCCGATCTTGGCGATTGTCCTGTTTATACTGGCGGGCATCCTGTTTATCGCCCTGTTTTTTCTCGTGCCGGGTTTTTTCCTGCTGCGCTGGGCGTTTTACCTCCCCGTGGTCCTCATCGAGCGGGACGGAATCGGGATCGGCCGCAGCTGGCGTCTGACCAAGGGGAATTTTTGGCGGCTGCTTGCCTTGTACTTTGTGCTGACGGTTATCTACACCATGTTATCCGCAGGCATCCAGGCTCTGCTGGTAGCCGTATTTGGCTTTTCCATTTTCGGACAGCTGCTGCTCATTCTGTTCACATGCCTCTTGACCCCGTGGATGATGATCGTCTACGCGCTGGCCTACCTCGACCTGAAAGTGCGTCATGATGGCACGGACGTGGAAGCCTTGCTGCAAGAGCAGGGAGCATCAGAGCCGGTACCGGTCGGCGGCGAAGCGGATGAGAGGCCATGA
- a CDS encoding DUF4129 domain-containing protein: MIDPGQLADDREKLREILAREEFREIEEPGESWLDIAWEKILDALGDLLQKAEVSPGTASVLSWVIVLAAAAGAAALLYIGVRRMVRTSRSDEQLLTYEEVTRTHADYLRLAREKGNQGEWREGLRCSFLALLSYMQERSWIRIETWKTNWEYAEEIYDRQPEWEPFFRKHARLYEQAWYGRAELEPAVFWEAVTEMERRLDGEGLHEQRH, from the coding sequence ATGATCGATCCGGGACAGCTTGCAGATGACAGGGAAAAGCTTCGGGAGATCCTGGCCCGGGAAGAGTTTCGGGAAATTGAGGAACCTGGGGAGAGCTGGCTCGACATCGCATGGGAAAAAATCCTCGATGCGCTTGGCGACTTGCTGCAAAAAGCCGAAGTGAGCCCGGGGACGGCAAGCGTGCTGTCCTGGGTGATTGTTTTGGCGGCGGCGGCTGGAGCTGCCGCCCTCTTGTACATAGGCGTGCGGCGGATGGTGCGGACCAGCCGAAGCGACGAACAGCTGTTGACCTATGAAGAAGTTACCCGGACCCACGCAGACTATCTCCGGCTGGCGAGGGAAAAAGGGAATCAGGGGGAATGGCGCGAGGGCTTGCGCTGCTCCTTCCTCGCCCTGCTCAGCTACATGCAGGAGCGCTCGTGGATCCGCATCGAAACATGGAAGACGAATTGGGAATACGCCGAGGAAATATACGACCGCCAGCCAGAGTGGGAACCGTTTTTCCGCAAACATGCGCGGCTCTACGAACAGGCATGGTACGGACGAGCAGAGCTGGAGCCCGCTGTGTTCTGGGAAGCCGTCACGGAGATGGAGAGGAGATTGGACGGGGAGGGATTGCATGAACAGCGCCATTAG
- a CDS encoding DUF4350 domain-containing protein, whose protein sequence is MNSAIRFRLVAGGTVLLFLAVGLLLLRPAHPAYPAYVSFSPNPNGTKAFAELLGHEQAALREWRKPTGYLPEGTNQALILIEPYRLQETEQEELLAWVEKGNDLLVFQTEPDDWSDIHLEADYLPEYQAQPRHVDSALLESGGTGEADASWRLAASEEIEPLLSDQVGILAGRAQVGTGSVSLFLVPDWLTNSRIQQHQHFELIWPYLVQDWSVVWIDEYHHGYQERPGILAIYPDWLVVTLTQLALALLFWIWWQGKRFGPVYTRREWIVRRGDETLLAIASWYEKRRLAKEALHIREAHLRQLLFERWGLHLGTTDYEIVRTARNHWTEQEAVMLSTALGRLEAAKKDRDYTPKRLVQDSRLLDEVTKRLEKE, encoded by the coding sequence ATGAACAGCGCCATTAGATTCCGGCTTGTGGCAGGAGGGACAGTCCTGCTGTTTCTGGCAGTGGGCTTGCTGCTGCTCCGGCCCGCACATCCCGCCTATCCGGCGTATGTCTCCTTCTCCCCCAATCCGAACGGCACCAAGGCGTTTGCGGAATTGCTCGGCCACGAGCAGGCGGCTCTGAGAGAGTGGAGAAAGCCGACGGGTTATCTACCGGAGGGGACGAACCAGGCCCTGATTCTGATCGAGCCTTACCGCTTGCAGGAAACAGAGCAGGAAGAGCTGTTGGCATGGGTGGAAAAAGGGAATGACCTGCTCGTCTTTCAGACCGAGCCCGATGACTGGAGCGACATTCATCTGGAGGCGGATTATCTCCCGGAGTACCAAGCACAGCCCCGCCATGTGGACAGCGCGCTGTTGGAGAGCGGCGGCACGGGTGAGGCCGATGCGAGCTGGCGGCTGGCGGCTTCTGAGGAGATCGAGCCGTTGCTGTCCGATCAGGTAGGGATACTCGCGGGGCGCGCCCAAGTGGGAACGGGGAGTGTCAGCCTGTTTTTGGTGCCCGACTGGCTGACGAACAGCCGGATACAGCAGCACCAGCACTTTGAATTGATCTGGCCGTACCTCGTGCAGGACTGGAGCGTCGTCTGGATAGACGAGTACCACCACGGTTATCAGGAGCGGCCCGGAATCCTGGCGATCTATCCGGATTGGCTGGTGGTCACCCTGACCCAGCTCGCTTTGGCGCTGCTCTTCTGGATCTGGTGGCAGGGCAAGCGGTTCGGTCCGGTCTATACCCGCCGGGAGTGGATCGTCCGTCGCGGAGACGAGACGCTGCTGGCGATTGCCAGCTGGTACGAAAAACGGCGGCTGGCCAAGGAGGCGCTGCACATCCGCGAGGCGCATCTGCGGCAGCTCCTCTTCGAACGCTGGGGGCTGCATCTGGGAACGACGGATTACGAGATCGTCCGCACCGCACGGAATCACTGGACGGAGCAGGAGGCCGTGATGCTGAGCACAGCGCTCGGCAGACTGGAGGCGGCGAAAAAGGATCGCGATTACACGCCCAAACGGCTAGTGCAGGACAGCAGGCTGTTGGACGAAGTGACCAAGCGTTTGGAAAAGGAGTGA
- a CDS encoding AAA family ATPase produces the protein MEQLLQQMEKKVYGQRKNIRLLITAMLAGGHVLLEGVPGIGKTKMVRTLAELVGGTYRRIQFTPDLMPSDIIGNVVFNMQQNSFETLKGPIFSNLLLADEINRTPPKTQAALLEAMEERQVTIHGVTYPLPDPFFVMATQNPVEYEGTYVLPEAQLDRFLFKLQVGYPSEEQEQQILRQHVPFFSESKQEDAVVCSLEEILSQRNRLAEVVVEEQILAYITTIIRKTRETKRLLLGASSRAGIGLLMASKAWALLDNRMYVTPDDVKAVARPALRHRLIVAPQVELEGGNSDHIIDETLAAIPVPR, from the coding sequence GTGGAGCAATTATTGCAACAGATGGAGAAGAAGGTATACGGACAGCGGAAAAATATTCGGCTGCTGATTACAGCCATGCTGGCAGGCGGCCACGTCCTTTTGGAGGGCGTGCCGGGGATTGGCAAAACAAAAATGGTGCGCACGCTGGCGGAGCTGGTGGGCGGCACGTACCGGCGGATTCAGTTTACGCCGGATTTGATGCCGAGCGACATTATCGGCAACGTCGTCTTCAACATGCAGCAGAACTCCTTTGAAACGCTCAAAGGACCGATTTTTTCCAACCTGCTTTTGGCGGACGAGATCAACCGGACCCCGCCCAAGACGCAGGCGGCTCTGTTGGAAGCGATGGAGGAGCGCCAGGTGACGATACACGGGGTGACCTATCCGCTGCCCGACCCTTTCTTTGTGATGGCGACGCAAAATCCGGTCGAATACGAGGGGACATACGTATTGCCGGAGGCTCAACTGGACCGCTTTTTATTTAAGCTGCAGGTCGGCTATCCGTCCGAGGAGCAGGAGCAGCAGATTTTGCGCCAGCACGTGCCGTTTTTCTCGGAAAGCAAGCAGGAAGACGCTGTCGTGTGCAGCTTGGAGGAGATCCTCTCGCAGCGCAATCGGTTGGCGGAGGTCGTGGTGGAGGAGCAGATTCTCGCCTATATTACGACGATCATCCGCAAGACGCGGGAGACGAAGCGTCTCTTGCTCGGCGCCAGCTCGCGGGCCGGGATCGGCCTCTTGATGGCCAGCAAAGCGTGGGCGCTGCTGGACAACCGCATGTATGTCACGCCTGATGATGTGAAGGCCGTCGCGCGCCCGGCGCTGCGCCACCGACTGATCGTAGCGCCACAAGTGGAATTGGAGGGGGGCAATAGTGACCACATCATCGATGAAACGCTCGCAGCCATTCCGGTCCCTCGTTAA
- a CDS encoding DUF58 domain-containing protein: protein MTTSSMKRSQPFRSLVNRLLDNGILPTRKLILLLAGGSVAAALGALAGLGYALFWLYNAFLLLASILDWRSMPRRGQVNVARILPEQTDIGRELTVSLVLENHSGQPVPYRLRDDLPFSFERPPDVAGVLSAKREIVTYVTKGSERGLYTFSHLYLRCQGRLGLWEKQAKLAYEQHIKVYPDLSTVRGYLQSLQESLIVDGKKIQLKTRSGTEFHAIREYVPDDDPRYINWSASARGRRLMTNEYRPEQGKVLTILLDCGRMMGVELDGRTKLDLSMEAALTLAAVALRQGDQVALLAYSHEIKTYVPPGRGLGHLHTLIEAVYDLQSDFVESNPLLALEYLHRQQKRRSLMVLFSDMENYLLEDQLGAYLWRLRRSHLLLLLSLADPLLHDWSRTAASNSRIAYVKALAQRFQLDRKAFQQKMTGAGIQVLDIPADQLTLTVVNSYLEIKSREAL, encoded by the coding sequence GTGACCACATCATCGATGAAACGCTCGCAGCCATTCCGGTCCCTCGTTAATCGGCTGCTGGACAATGGCATCCTGCCTACCCGCAAATTGATTCTCCTGCTCGCAGGCGGCTCCGTGGCCGCTGCTTTGGGGGCGCTGGCGGGTTTGGGATACGCGCTGTTTTGGCTGTACAATGCTTTTTTGCTGCTGGCGAGCATCCTGGACTGGCGTTCGATGCCGCGCCGAGGGCAGGTGAATGTCGCCCGCATCCTGCCGGAGCAGACGGATATCGGGCGAGAGCTCACCGTCTCGCTCGTGCTGGAAAATCACAGCGGCCAACCGGTTCCCTATCGCTTGCGGGATGACCTGCCTTTTTCTTTTGAGCGTCCGCCTGATGTGGCCGGCGTGCTGTCGGCGAAGCGGGAGATCGTCACCTATGTGACGAAGGGAAGCGAGCGGGGATTGTACACGTTTTCCCACCTCTATCTGCGCTGTCAAGGAAGGCTGGGTCTGTGGGAAAAGCAGGCGAAGCTGGCGTACGAGCAGCACATCAAGGTATATCCGGACCTCTCGACAGTCCGCGGCTATCTCCAATCCCTGCAGGAGAGCCTGATCGTCGACGGGAAAAAAATTCAGCTGAAAACGAGAAGCGGCACGGAATTTCACGCGATCCGCGAATACGTGCCAGACGACGACCCCCGCTATATCAACTGGTCAGCCTCTGCCCGGGGACGGCGTCTGATGACCAACGAGTATCGTCCCGAACAAGGCAAGGTTTTGACCATCCTGCTCGATTGCGGCCGGATGATGGGGGTCGAGCTGGACGGGAGGACCAAGCTGGATCTCTCGATGGAAGCGGCCCTGACATTGGCGGCGGTAGCGCTGAGGCAGGGCGATCAGGTGGCGCTGCTCGCCTACTCCCACGAGATCAAAACCTATGTGCCGCCCGGCCGCGGACTGGGCCATCTCCATACACTGATCGAGGCTGTGTACGATTTGCAAAGCGATTTTGTCGAGTCCAACCCGCTTCTGGCGCTCGAATACCTGCACAGGCAGCAGAAGCGGAGAAGTCTGATGGTCCTCTTCTCCGACATGGAGAACTACTTGCTGGAGGACCAACTGGGCGCCTATTTGTGGCGGCTGAGGCGCAGCCATCTGCTGCTGCTGCTCTCGCTGGCGGATCCGCTCCTGCACGACTGGAGCCGCACGGCTGCGAGCAACAGCCGGATCGCTTATGTCAAGGCACTGGCGCAGCGCTTCCAGCTGGACCGCAAAGCGTTTCAACAAAAAATGACCGGCGCGGGCATCCAGGTGTTGGATATTCCGGCCGATCAGTTGACACTTACGGTGGTCAATTCCTATTTGGAGATCAAGTCGAGAGAGGCGCTTTGA
- a CDS encoding stage II sporulation protein M has protein sequence MNLTSFWQSHKATWAELDRLLELFQKRPRTIGAEEIDRLTLLYKKASAHLAYIRTYYPDDEVTHYLNQLVARAHNTAYRQQSSSVGQLSRFFWDHLYSLVHQRILFIGLAGLLLVIGGISGFAAVLIDPLNLYYVLPDGMAAQIDPSRLGEGHDSINSPIVSTAIMLNNIRVAFLAFITGVTLGIMPVYLLFFNGLIVGALAAAFYQADSSYAFWAYILPHGVIELTAIFIAGGAGLHMGYRLLVPGMYHRKHQFLVAAKESAQLLLGTMPLFVIAGIIEGYITPSSLTLEAKYGVAALTLAALAGWYLYGLRRHRRQQSLGRGQSASLDLISK, from the coding sequence GTGAATCTGACTTCATTTTGGCAGTCGCATAAAGCCACCTGGGCCGAGCTCGACCGGCTGCTGGAACTTTTTCAAAAGCGTCCCCGGACGATCGGAGCGGAGGAAATCGACCGCCTGACCCTGCTCTATAAAAAGGCATCTGCTCATCTGGCCTACATCCGCACCTACTATCCCGATGACGAGGTCACTCATTATCTCAATCAACTAGTCGCGCGGGCCCATAATACCGCGTACCGGCAGCAGTCCAGCAGCGTCGGCCAGCTGTCCCGTTTTTTCTGGGACCACCTGTATTCCCTGGTGCACCAGCGCATCCTGTTTATCGGCCTGGCCGGACTTCTCCTCGTGATCGGGGGAATATCCGGATTTGCCGCTGTGTTGATCGATCCGTTGAATCTGTACTACGTCTTGCCAGACGGCATGGCTGCCCAGATCGATCCCAGCCGGCTGGGAGAGGGACATGACTCGATCAACAGCCCCATCGTCTCCACGGCGATCATGCTGAATAACATCAGGGTCGCCTTTCTCGCCTTTATCACCGGGGTCACTCTTGGCATCATGCCGGTTTATCTGCTGTTTTTCAACGGCCTGATCGTCGGCGCATTGGCTGCCGCCTTCTACCAGGCAGACAGCAGCTACGCCTTCTGGGCCTACATCCTGCCGCATGGCGTCATCGAGCTGACGGCCATCTTTATCGCCGGAGGAGCGGGACTGCACATGGGCTACCGCCTCCTCGTACCCGGTATGTACCACCGCAAGCATCAGTTCCTGGTGGCGGCCAAAGAATCCGCGCAGCTCCTGCTCGGCACCATGCCGCTCTTTGTCATCGCGGGCATCATCGAGGGGTACATCACCCCTTCGTCCCTGACGCTGGAGGCCAAATACGGTGTCGCCGCCCTGACGCTGGCAGCCCTCGCCGGCTGGTATCTCTACGGTCTGCGCCGCCATCGCCGGCAGCAGTCCCTCGGCCGCGGTCAAAGCGCCTCTCTCGACTTGATCTCCAAATAG
- a CDS encoding RDD family protein has product MSEQNMSSRAGREVAIVTPEHVQLRFQTAGLGSRAAAQLIDTGLLLLVNLTVFILFGIVVFGNDSLFLDEMESYSIAIMMILLFLLNFGYFFFWEYFRAGQTPGKRWMKIRVIQENGQSLTFLAAVIRNLFRIIDSLPSGYLLGSLVCFFHPRDKRIGDLVAGTIVVVEHASAARSRARGKWARQMEKWQEGVPELILDERQKQAITREDWNLLSTFVQRLPSLSEAKRIELALQIVRRFRTRLQWVLPEAAEARPIGFLLKLHQQLSEEWKIGR; this is encoded by the coding sequence ATGAGTGAACAAAATATGTCCAGCCGGGCGGGACGGGAGGTTGCGATCGTGACGCCCGAGCACGTTCAGCTCCGTTTCCAGACAGCGGGATTGGGGAGCAGGGCGGCAGCCCAGTTGATTGATACCGGGCTGCTTCTCTTGGTTAATCTTACTGTATTTATCCTGTTTGGCATAGTTGTTTTCGGGAATGATTCATTATTTTTGGATGAGATGGAAAGTTACTCCATTGCCATCATGATGATTTTGCTGTTTCTCCTGAACTTCGGCTATTTCTTTTTTTGGGAGTACTTCCGCGCCGGCCAGACGCCGGGGAAGCGCTGGATGAAGATTCGCGTCATCCAGGAGAACGGACAGTCCCTCACCTTTCTGGCCGCTGTAATTCGCAATCTCTTTCGGATCATCGATTCTTTGCCGTCCGGCTATCTGCTGGGGAGCCTCGTCTGCTTTTTCCACCCGCGGGACAAACGAATCGGAGATCTCGTAGCCGGCACCATCGTCGTCGTGGAGCATGCGTCTGCCGCCCGCTCGCGAGCTCGCGGAAAATGGGCCAGACAGATGGAAAAATGGCAGGAGGGAGTGCCAGAGCTAATTCTCGATGAACGGCAAAAACAGGCGATCACCCGGGAAGACTGGAATCTCCTGTCCACCTTTGTCCAACGTTTGCCGTCCCTCTCGGAAGCCAAGAGGATCGAGCTGGCGCTGCAGATCGTCCGGCGCTTCCGCACCCGTCTCCAATGGGTGCTGCCGGAAGCGGCGGAGGCACGTCCGATCGGCTTTCTGTTGAAGCTGCATCAGCAGCTCAGCGAAGAGTGGAAGATCGGCAGGTAA
- a CDS encoding phosphodiester glycosidase family protein, with product MLGKINRFFALLLAPAVGFLLAFSQANPVDQLPYHGLALAAEESHQQVTLLTEQLDETKNQLRQTEALLAEIRDQASKEKEEFEKQNQSIQNLLAASKSQTQKSADVLDTILSNMLGNPIGQTFGKNATIKVYSLEEAGYRGYMAKVRLSNPNALRMVLANDSVKSRGETTSQAAKRTGAVLAINAGGFMRDKQGNLVPIGTTVVDGKIRTFSTNSNLSFVGFNKNGRLVGGKINSQEEITQKGILQGASFLPTLLQNGKRMPIPKEWANARQPRTLIGHFDNGDLLLIVIDGRRKGWSNGVTLEEAQRKLQEFHVVDAYNLDGGGSSAFYYKGKLLNRPSDGKERRVSSNLVIMP from the coding sequence GTGCTTGGTAAGATCAACCGCTTTTTTGCTCTTCTGCTCGCACCGGCTGTAGGCTTTTTACTGGCGTTCTCCCAGGCCAATCCGGTGGACCAGCTGCCTTATCACGGCTTGGCTCTCGCGGCAGAGGAGTCTCACCAACAGGTGACTCTCTTGACGGAGCAGTTGGACGAAACGAAGAATCAGCTTCGCCAGACGGAAGCGTTGTTGGCGGAGATACGCGATCAAGCATCAAAGGAAAAGGAAGAATTCGAGAAGCAGAATCAGTCGATTCAGAACTTGCTGGCAGCCAGCAAATCGCAAACGCAAAAATCGGCGGATGTCCTGGATACGATCCTCTCCAATATGCTGGGCAATCCGATTGGGCAGACATTTGGAAAGAATGCGACGATCAAGGTGTACTCGCTGGAGGAAGCGGGCTACCGCGGCTACATGGCCAAGGTGCGGCTGAGCAATCCGAACGCGCTCCGCATGGTGCTCGCCAATGACTCCGTCAAGAGCCGCGGCGAGACGACCAGCCAGGCCGCCAAGCGGACAGGAGCGGTGCTGGCGATCAACGCAGGCGGTTTCATGCGGGACAAGCAGGGAAACCTCGTTCCGATCGGGACTACGGTGGTTGACGGCAAGATTCGAACGTTTTCAACGAATTCCAATTTGAGCTTTGTCGGGTTTAACAAAAATGGGAGATTGGTCGGAGGCAAAATCAACTCCCAGGAGGAAATTACGCAAAAAGGCATCCTCCAGGGGGCCAGCTTTCTGCCGACCCTCTTGCAAAACGGAAAGCGGATGCCGATCCCCAAAGAGTGGGCCAATGCCCGTCAGCCGCGCACGCTGATCGGTCACTTCGACAATGGCGATCTGTTGTTGATCGTGATTGACGGCCGCCGCAAAGGCTGGAGCAACGGCGTCACGCTGGAGGAAGCCCAGCGCAAGCTGCAGGAGTTTCACGTCGTCGATGCCTACAATCTGGACGGCGGCGGCTCCAGTGCCTTCTACTACAAAGGCAAGCTGCTGAACCGTCCCTCCGACGGCAAAGAGCGACGAGTATCGAGCAATCTGGTCATTATGCCGTAA
- the ggt gene encoding gamma-glutamyltransferase — translation MKAKAKALVSATAALLLLASPVHAQVPGIPSGETGATKGIVAVSHPAAAQVGKDILQQGGNAIDAAAGIQLALNVVEPQMSGIGGGGFMMIYLQKQKKITVIDSREMAPQSADPRMFLDAEGKPIPFDERHTNGKAVGVPGTLLGLDTALKKYGTMKLSQVIDPAIGLAEQGVPVNWINARHIADSQDKLLKHKTAGEVFVPGGKPLAEGELLIQPDLAKTFKLIKEKGTDVLYKGEIGEALVKEVNRTGGAMTMEDLKKYKVVEREPVKGTFRGYEIVSMSPPSSGGLTLIQILKLMEGFDNKKDGPLSAAYLHRLIEANHLAYADRAAYMADEDFYPVPKTGLLHEEYIKERRQLIQPDRVNREVKAGDPWPYEGKKAVKALSQVDVTPVKQTTHFSVMDKWGNLVSYTTTIEDVFGSGIMVPGYGFMLNNELTDFDAVPGGVNEAEPGKRPRSSMTPTIVLKDGKPFMAVGSPGGSTIIASVSQTILNVLEHDMPIREAILSPRIFSSSYPSVTWEAGIDQDVVLQLMAMGHGFRPAPENIGNVQAVIYDFETGRMYGGADNTREGTVLGVDAVAFTSAEPPAPAKEEKAAFAVKVNGHVYPYTAEQLVLWNGEPYVQAEKLLLGLGGDPDAFQSERISLNGRSYLSVKKAGEGLGYTVEWDAKEAVVSLQKP, via the coding sequence TTGAAGGCAAAGGCAAAAGCGCTGGTTTCCGCAACAGCGGCTCTACTGCTTCTGGCCTCTCCAGTGCATGCGCAGGTACCGGGCATACCGAGTGGCGAGACAGGGGCGACCAAAGGGATCGTCGCGGTCTCACACCCGGCGGCCGCACAAGTGGGCAAAGACATTTTGCAGCAGGGAGGAAATGCCATCGATGCCGCAGCAGGCATCCAGCTGGCGCTGAACGTGGTCGAGCCGCAGATGTCGGGTATTGGCGGCGGCGGTTTTATGATGATCTACCTGCAGAAACAGAAAAAAATCACGGTGATCGACAGCAGGGAAATGGCGCCGCAATCGGCGGATCCCCGCATGTTTTTGGATGCCGAAGGGAAGCCGATCCCTTTTGATGAGCGCCATACCAACGGCAAGGCGGTAGGCGTGCCCGGCACGCTGCTCGGCCTGGATACAGCCTTGAAAAAATACGGGACGATGAAGCTCTCCCAGGTGATCGATCCGGCGATTGGGCTGGCGGAACAGGGAGTGCCGGTTAACTGGATCAATGCGAGGCACATCGCCGATTCCCAGGACAAACTGCTGAAACACAAGACGGCGGGCGAAGTGTTCGTTCCCGGCGGCAAACCGCTGGCTGAGGGAGAGTTGTTGATTCAGCCCGATTTGGCCAAGACGTTCAAACTGATCAAGGAAAAAGGGACAGATGTCCTGTACAAGGGAGAAATTGGCGAGGCGCTGGTGAAGGAAGTAAACCGCACGGGCGGCGCCATGACGATGGAGGATCTGAAGAAATACAAGGTAGTCGAGCGGGAGCCGGTAAAAGGAACATTCCGCGGCTATGAGATCGTCTCGATGTCCCCTCCCAGCTCCGGCGGCTTGACGCTGATCCAGATTCTTAAGCTGATGGAGGGCTTTGACAATAAAAAGGACGGTCCGCTCTCTGCCGCCTATCTGCACCGCCTGATCGAGGCTAACCACCTCGCCTACGCGGACAGGGCGGCCTACATGGCCGACGAAGATTTTTATCCCGTGCCGAAAACAGGACTGTTGCATGAGGAGTACATCAAAGAACGGCGCCAGCTGATCCAGCCCGACCGGGTCAATCGCGAGGTCAAGGCGGGCGATCCCTGGCCGTACGAAGGGAAAAAGGCGGTCAAGGCGCTGTCACAGGTCGACGTAACGCCAGTGAAGCAAACCACGCATTTTTCCGTCATGGACAAATGGGGCAACCTGGTTTCGTACACGACGACGATCGAGGATGTATTCGGCAGCGGCATCATGGTGCCGGGATACGGCTTCATGCTGAATAATGAATTGACTGACTTTGACGCCGTGCCTGGCGGTGTGAATGAAGCGGAGCCAGGGAAGCGGCCTCGCTCCAGCATGACCCCGACGATCGTGCTGAAGGATGGAAAGCCTTTTATGGCCGTAGGTTCACCGGGCGGATCGACGATTATCGCATCCGTCTCCCAGACGATCCTAAACGTGCTGGAGCATGACATGCCGATCCGCGAGGCGATCCTCTCGCCGCGCATCTTCTCCAGCAGCTATCCGTCCGTCACATGGGAGGCGGGCATCGATCAGGATGTGGTCCTCCAGCTGATGGCGATGGGCCACGGATTCCGGCCAGCGCCCGAAAATATCGGAAATGTGCAGGCAGTCATCTACGACTTCGAAACCGGGCGGATGTACGGCGGCGCGGACAATACGCGGGAGGGGACCGTCCTCGGCGTAGACGCTGTGGCCTTCACATCGGCAGAGCCGCCGGCACCGGCGAAGGAGGAAAAAGCGGCATTTGCCGTCAAGGTGAACGGGCATGTCTATCCGTATACGGCGGAACAGCTCGTGCTCTGGAATGGAGAGCCGTATGTCCAGGCGGAAAAACTGCTGCTTGGGTTAGGCGGAGATCCAGACGCTTTCCAAAGCGAGCGAATCAGTCTGAACGGACGCTCCTACCTGTCGGTCAAAAAAGCGGGAGAGGGCTTGGGATATACCGTGGAATGGGACGCTAAGGAAGCAGTGGTCTCCTTGCAAAAACCGTAA